From a single Pseudophryne corroboree isolate aPseCor3 chromosome 6, aPseCor3.hap2, whole genome shotgun sequence genomic region:
- the RXYLT1 gene encoding ribitol-5-phosphate xylosyltransferase 1 isoform X3, whose product MGNFSTGSLLHTSHYFMNRLQRFLLEWIMLRGQYLWQHILEGPLEPPDVAAQWREGKLRTGRTDLSFISGPAVVPGYFSVDVGNVVLVLNGREETKIAFATQWLQYTQTLVDNHKLQHVSAVLLGNEQCNNNWIHPYLKKNGGFLEILFLVYDSSWTNEDDVYQWPLGVATYRNFPAIDPSWSLVHDSRPYLCNFLGTMYNNSSREILMEVIRKEGLEQYCWISPRNQWQPLESNESSKGYQDALLQSDLTLSPVGVNTECYRIYEACSCGSVPVVEDVMTPGNCGNSSVHRNAPLQLLKSLGAPFIFVKSWKELPAILDLEKNMSLQEKIQRRKMILEWYRQFRLKLKKKFIETLEKTFLHSDK is encoded by the exons GACAATACCTGTGGCAGCATATTTTGGAAGGACCACTTGAACCTCCAGATGTTGCTGCTCAGTGGAGGGAAGGCAAACTTAGAACAGGAAGAACTGATCTCAG CTTCATCAGCGGCCCTGCAGTTGTTCCTGGGTACTTCTCAGTGGATGTTGGCAATGTGGTTCTTGTCCTCAATGGCAGAGAAGAAACGAAGATTGCTTTTGCCACTCAGTGGTTACAATACACACAGACACTAGTTGACAACCATAAACTCCAGCATGTTTCTGCAGTGCTTCTTGGAAATGAACAGTGCAATAATAACTGGATCCATCCCTACTTGAAGAAGAACGGAGGGTTTTTGGAGATCCTTTTTCTTGTCTACGACAGTTCTTGGACTAACGAAGATGATGTTTACCAGTGGCCCCTGGGGGTGGCTAC ATACAGGAACTTTCCAGCAATTGACCCAAGCTGGTCGTTGGTTCATGATTCTCGGCCATATTTGTGCAACTTTCTAGGAACTATGTATAACAATTCATCTAGGGAGATTCTTATGGAGGTTATAAGGAAGGAGGGACTTGAGCAGTACTGTTGGATCTCCCCCAGAAATCA ATGGCAGCCCCTGGAGTCGAACGAGAGTTCCAAGGGCTATCAGGATGCACTGCTGCAAAGTGACCTGACATTAAGCCCAGTCGGAGTAAACACAGAGTGCTACAGAATCTATGAAGCATGTTCATGTGGGTCTGTTCCTGTAGTGGAAGATGTGATGACCCCAGGAAATTGTGGAAACTCTTCTGTACACCGCAATGCTCCTTTGCAATTACTAAAGTCTTTAGGAGCTCCTTTTATTTTCGTCAAATCATGGAAAGAACTTCCTGCTATTCTAGATCTAGAAAAGAACATGAGCTTACAAGAAAAGATCCAAAGGCGGAAAATGATTCTAGAATGGTACAGACAATTCAGATTAAAGCTCAAAAAAAAGTTTATTGAAACTCTTGAAAAGACTTTTCTGCATAGTGATAAGTGA